The region GATCAACTGGTTCAACAAGCGCGATCGCAGCACCGAGATACCATTCAACATCGCTGTGGCATTCTCCAACTCCTCGACATCAACTATCCGGTGCGAATTGATGATATTTATGTCGATGTCAATATTTTAGAAACGGTACAAAATCAACAATCATTTGAACTCACAGCGCTCAATAACTTAGAGCCCACAGAATTTGATCGCGTTGGATTAGGCTTAGTGGAACAAACCCAAATCCCGGGAATGCAAGCCGTCGAAATCCACTCCAAATTGAGAGTCTTAGGAAGACCGGGAGTCGGGAAAACCACATTTTTACAACATTTAGCCATTCAGTGTAATCAAGGGAACTTTGCTGCCGAACAAGTGCCAGTGTATATCACCTTGAGAGAGTTTGCAGAATTTGCCAAACGTCAAGGGGACTTTAGCCTCTTCAACTATATCCGCAAAACCTTTGCTACCTCTGGCATTTCCAATCCATCTGTTTTAGAAACGCTGCTCACCCAAGGGCGAGTATTGATCTTAATGGATGGGATGGACGAAGTCAGAAGCCAAGACATCACCCCCATTATTCAAGAAATTCGAGCTTTCTCCGATAAATATCATCGCAATCGCTTTGTCGCCTCCTGTCGAACCGCCGCCCAAAAGTTCTGCCTCCGTGGTTTTACAGATGTGGAAATTGCCCCCTTTACGGAAGAACAAATTACCACTTTTGCCCACAAATGGTTTACCCTACTCAGCAGAACCGCAACTCCCTCCGGAAAAGCCCAAGCCGCTCAATTTATTCAAAAACTCGAATCACCAGAAAACTGGAAATTCCGTCAACTCGTCGAAACCCCACTTTTTCTACATCTTGCTTGTTGGGTATTTCACGGAGAAGGGAAACTTCCCAGTAAGCAGACCACCTTTTATAAACAGGGGTTAGATCTCCTACTGGGAAAATGGGATGAAACCAAAGGCGTGGAACGGGATAACGCCTATCGAGAGTTTCGATTACCGCAAAAAATGAAACTACTGAGTCAACTGGCAGCGATTACGTTTGAAAAAGGACAATATTTTTTCGAGCAACGCACCATTGAACAATACATTGAAGATTACTTACAAAATCTGCCAGATACAAACCTCGACTCAGAAGAATTACAACTGGAAAGTGAGGCAATTCTAAAGTCCATTGAGGCTCAACATGGACTCCTTATCGAACGAGCGCGAGGCATTTTTTCCTTTTCTTACCTCGTATTTCAAGAATATTTGACAGCCCGAAAAATTGTCGCTACTCATAATCTTCGATCATTAGAAAACGCCTTAGGAGAATTAGCTCAACATATTACTGATCCCCACTGGCATGAAATTTTCCTGCTGACAGCGTCGATGTTGCGCAGTGCTGATTCTCTTGTCCAGTTAATGAAACAAGAAATTGATGCCCTTGTTGCTGACGATCCCTATTTGCAAAAATTCTTAGAGTGGGCGAACCAAAAATCTCAAACGATTTCCACTGAACCCAAAATAGCCACCAACCGAGCCTTTTACCTGACTCTGGCACAAAACTCTCACATAGCCGATCATTTTGCCTTAGCTAGTACCTTGGATCAAGGAATCTTCTTAGATGCTGCTTTAGAAAACTTTCTGACTGAATTTGCCCTGGATCAAAATCAGAGTTTTGCCCATATCCAAGCCTGTCGAGAAGCCCTTAGCAATATCTTAGTGATGGTTCGAGATAATAGCTTTTATAAAGCCTTGCAACAACTAAAAAATGAACTACCCACCTCCAATTACAGCGAAAAAGCAATACAAACTTGGTGGCAACAGAATCACTCTAACTGGAAGGAGCGGTTGCAGGCTACAATTACTGATGAGCGCAATATCCACCATCCTTGGGAGTTTAATGCTGAACAACAAATAATCTTAAAATGCTATTACGATGCCAATCAGTTATTAGTGGATTGTTTGAATAGTAACGCCGAGATTACAAGCACCATTCGCCAAGAAATTGAAGCGACATTACTGATGCCCCAAAAAGAACTCGAAGACCGAGAATGGCAGGGCAATAATTAATTATAACTACGTATATTTTAAATGGGTTGAAATCATATCAACCAATTCACTCAGAAAATCGAACCTCTACCTGTCATCGTTAGATTTAGATATCGGAGAATCAACTCCAGTATCTAATTTGAAAGTTACTAAGGAGCCTAATGATATGGGTTTACAAGATAAAGCGAAAGCAGCAGTCAAAAAAGTCCAAGGTAAGGTTCAAGAAGCAGCAGGCGATGTGACTGACAATCATGAAGCTCAGGCTAAAGGAAAAGCCAAACAAACAGAGGCAGAAATGAGTGAATCTGTTGAAGATGTCAAAGATAAAACCAAAGACGCTATTGACTAGTCAATTAGATGCTCTGTTAGTGATTAAAGAGAGCATAAAACGTTCTTCCTATCGCGAAATAGCAACATTTATAACATCAGGCTAGCATTCTTCCTAGGTTTCTAGCTAGATCACTATTCTGAGCTAGAAGCCTAGTTATCAATAAAATCACGCTTTCTTTCCTTCGCGATTACAACAATCTAAGAAATAATCAGCATTCAACTTAATTTAAAGGACTTTGACTATGAATATTATTGCTTGGATTATTTTAGGACTATTAGCCGGCGCGATCGCGAAAGCAATTGTCCCCGGTCATCAAGGAGGAGGTTGGATAGCAACCATGTTATTAGGGGTTATTGGAGCTTTTATTGGTGGAACGTTGCACACATTAATACAAACTGGATCTCTCATATTAATTGCACCACAATTAAGCATTTTTGGGTTAATTCTGGCTGTAATTGGGGCAATTATTGCAATTTTTCTTTATGGACTGGTATCCCGCAAAGGGACTTAAGGGATTTAAATGATCCATATTCGCTATGGCAAAGCAAAAGGCAAACGTAAAAACACGGGAATCAAGTCATTAACATTATGTTAAAAACTGTGACCATCAGTAGATTATCCATGCAGCCAATCAATATGGGACTGATCAATGAGGAATGTCAAGACATGATTGATCTAATTAACCAGAGTTTAATGATTACTTACAGTTATCTAGTGTTGGTTAAAACCCGAAGATATCACCGGGAGATGGTGGGGAAACAATTACAATTTATGTCCCTTTACAAATCTTGGAAAGAGCATTGTCACGCCCTAATTGTCGAAATTGATGAAGTTGAGGAGCAGATTATCTTATTAGGGAGCAATCCCAAAGGAATCATGGAAGGAATTGCCAGAATTGCTTCATTTAAACAACAAGCAGAGAGAATTCCTGTTGCCATCGCTATTATCTCTCAACTCCTAAAAGATCATGAAGAGATCGTAGGTAAGTTATGCCAATATTATGATTACTATAATAATCAAACTCAGAATTACAAAACAGCTGAATTTTTAGACCAATTAATGAGGCAGCATCAAAAGATTGCTGGAATGCTACATTACTTTCTAAAAGGAGCCTCCGTTGCATCCAATCGTCTCCAGTCAGAGGGTCTTCGGAAAATAGGTTTATAAACCTGCTCATCAATTTTCTAATTTATTAGTTGCTAATTGCGCGATCACGATGTTTTCTTGTGCTCGCTATGGTCTTGGCGAATTAGAATTTGTTTGCATCTTAGCTTATTGAATATTTTTCACGTTTTGCGATGTCATTTTAATCTAATCCCTTAGAGACAGTGAGAATAGGTTTTTAAACTCTAAGATAGAAGAAGAGATCATTCAGTATTATCACTTAATCCATAAAAGTTGGATTCATCTCAGGCGTCAAAAATTTACACCTAAATAGCTAGACTGTAATCCCTTCGTTTCAGGAAATTAATCATAATGAAGATTGCTCAACTTGCGCCGTTATGGGAAAAAGTGCCTCCGATTACTTATGGAGGAACTGAATTAGTGGTTAGTTTACTAACAAATGAATTGGTGCGACGGGGTCATGAGGTCACACTTTTTGCTGCCGGAGATTCCGAAACCCTCGCCAAACTTGATCCTTGCTGTGACCAATCTCTACGCAACTCAGACGTTCCTAGTTCGCAGTATAATCTCTATGAGCAAATGCAACTGAGCAAAGTTTTTACTCAAGCCCAGGACTTTGATCTCCTTCATTCTCATCTCGGTTACATGAGCTTTCCCTACGCGAATTTAAGTAAAACCCCAGTGGTGCATACGCTACATGGCATTATTCCGACATGGATGGAACCCATTTTTCAACAGCATGGGCAGCAAAATTTTGTTAGTATTTCCAATTCGCAACGCCGACCCGAATTAGGTTTAAATTATGTGGGAACGGCGTATAACGCGATCGCGCCGCAAGGATTTGAATTTTATCCTCAACCCAATGATCCCCCTTACCTTGCCTTTCTCGGCAGACTTTCCCCGGAAAAAGGCCCCTATCTCGCCATCGAAATTGCCAAACAAACCGGATATCAATTGAAAATCGCCGGCAAAATTGATGTTGTGGATCAAACCTTCTTTGAACAAGAAATTGCCCCTCATCTTGACGGTGAACAAATTCAGTTTCTGGGAGAAGCCAATCACGAACAGAAAAATGTCCTCATGGGAGGCGCGATCGCGACACTTTTTCCGATTCAGTGGCGAGAACCCTTTGGATTAGTCATGATTGAATCTCTTGCGTGTGGAACGCCGGTCATTGCCATGGCAATGGGATCAGCACCAGAAGTCATTACCCATGGTGTCACTGGGTTTCTCTGTCATAGTGTTGCTGAGTGTGTTATTGCTGTTTCACAGTTAAACCAAATCTCTCGTTACGCCTGTCGTGCCAGAGTTGAAGAAAAGTATAACTTCAAGCGCATGACCGATGACTACGAAGCCATTTATCAAACGATTCTGCAAAAGAAACAACAAGGGAATGGTCGCTTGCAAATCCCCGCAATTGCCATGAATGCCACCAAATAGGAGAAAAAATGTCCCCAGAAATCCTTCCCCTTCATCTCATCGAATCTCATGGTAGAACCTTTGCTGAAGCCGAACAAATACCCCTCCCCGAATGGCAATGTAGTCAAACTGAACGCCTCCAACCCACCCTCACCCTAAAAGCAGACGACATTTTCTTAATTACCGACACCGTTGGCAATATTACCTGTCAAAATGAGCAAGTGGATGTCAGCTTAGGACTCTTTTGCAAAGATACTCGCTTTCTCAACCGTCTAGAATTTCAAATTGAAGGACATCCCCCCATTCTCCTCAGTAGTACCGCGCAGGAAGGGTTTGCTCTCTCTGTACTTTGTACCAATCCTTACTTACCGAATCACTTAAAAGCAGAAACGATTGGGATCAAGCGCGATCTCATGTTACAGGGAGGACTTTTTGAAGAAATTACCCTGACCAATTACAACACTGAAACGGTTCAGTTTCAAATGAGCCTCAGTTTTAACGCTGATTTTGCCGACCTATTTGAAATCCGAGGACGGGTGCGCCCCCAAGTGGGACAGTTAATGCGACAAGTCATTCCAGAACAAGTAAATAGTGATAATATCCAATTCTTAGTTGAGAAAACAGGAGAATTCATCTTAGCGTATCGAGGCTTAGACCAAGTTTTAATGGAATCACGGATTCAATTCTCTCATCAGCCTCCGAATCGTTTCCAAGGCTACACAGCAATTTGGGATTTGACATTGAAGGCTCACGAAACACAGAAAATTGGTTATCGGTTACAACCTATGCTTGATAATCAATCTGCTTCTGTTGTTAGCGCACCGATGACCTTACAGCAAGCTCATGGTTCAGCCGTCAATGAACAAGCGCAATGGCATCAGGATATTACTCAAATTCGGACGGATAATCGAGCCTTAAACCAAATTATTGAACGTGCCGAAAATGACATTTATTTGTTGGGTCAAACCTTTGGCGAGGGAAAAATTCTATCTGCTGGAATTCCTTGGTTTGCCACTTTATTCGGTCGTGACTCCCTTATTGCGGCTTGGCAAACCCTTATTTTAGCCCCCCAAATTGCTCGGCAAACCTTGCTGACACTTGCAGAATATCAAGGAAAAGTTGATAATCAGTGGCAAGAAGAAGCACCCGGGAAAATCCTCCATGAACTGCGCTTAGGAGAAATGGCGCGTTGTGGAGAAGTGCCTCATACTCCCTATTATGGGACGGTGGATTCCACCCCCTTATGGTTAATTCTCTATTGCGAGTATTATGCTTGGACGAATGATGAATGGTTGCTTAACGAGTTGTGGGACAATGCTTTAGCGGCAATGGCTTGGATTGACCGTTTTTGCGAAGAAAATGGCTATTTGTATTACCATTGCGAATCTGCGGGCGGATTACAAAATCAAGGTTGGAAAGATTCAGGGGATTGCATGGTTGATAAAGAAGGCAATTTGGCAACTGGTAGTATTGCCCTCTGTGAAGTTCAAGGTTATATTTATGCGGCAAAAATGCGCCTTAGCCAACTCGCACCCCTAAAACAACGCCATGATCTCGCAGAACGATGGTATAAGGAGGCACAAGCGCTTAAAGCAAGATTTAACTCAGACTTTTGGCTTCCCGAACAAGGGTATTACGCCCTCGCCCTTGATGAAAATAAGAAACCCCTTGATAGTATTACTTCTAACCCTGGTCACTGTCTGGGATTAGGGATTTTCGATTTGGACAAAGCCCGTAGTGTTGCTGAACGATTACAAGCTCCAGATTTGTTTAGTGGTTGGGGGATTCGTACTCTGAGCAGTCTTTCTCCTGCCTATAATCCCATGGGCTATCATTTAGGCGCAGTTTGGCCCCATGATAATGGTCTCATTGTCACAGGATTACGATCTTTAGGCTTTGTGGAACAGGCTTTAGAAATTAGTCAAGCTATTATTGATATGTGTAGCGAGCAACCCTACCAGCGTCCCCCAGAATTATTTTGTGGGTACAAACGCACGCCCAACCGTTCTCCAGTGCGCTATCCTGTAGCTTGTTCTCCTCAAGCTTGGGCAACCGGAGCTATTTTCCAACTCCTGCAGTCGATGGTGAACCTAAAACCCAATGCCTCTGGCAATTGTTTACGGATTGTTCACCCCACCTTACCGGAATCTATCCAATCCTTATGTCTCAATAATCTGAAAGTGGGTGGTACTGTATTAGATTTAGAATTTGAACGATCAAATGGGGCAACTGCTTGTCGGGTGGTGCGGAAACGAGGAAATTTGAAAGTGGTCATTGAGGCTTAATTTAACGGAGATATATTTGGCGTTGCTGAATTAGAGTATGATATGGTAAGCGCGATCCCCGAAAGAGGGTGGCTTCGCCACATCGCGAACTTAAAACAGCAACCATAGGTCAAGTCTTATGCAGTAGTGCCTGTTCCTCCCAGATGCGATTTCGAGGAACTGGCGCGATGTTCCCTGCGGGAACCGGCTAAGCCATTGCGCAGATTAAATTTGATCATACCTTGATTCAGCAACGCCCGGTCAAGATACTAATTCACTTTCTGAGGTACTAGGTTGAGTAGTTCTTTTGGTGATGCCAGTAAATCAACCGCTACGAAGAAAATATTGTCTTGAGGATCGAGTAAAAACCGCCAGGCGATATTCATACCAACACTAGAACCAAACTAAGGCGTTTGGACTTTGCCTGTAAGTTTAATAGAGGTATAGCCCTCGTCCATTGACTCAATTCTGCCTCGCTCTGGTATCAATTTGAGTCCCTGGCATTCTTCCCCCATATAGGTGAGAATGGCTTGGCGACCAATAATTGGTTTTTGGAAGGGCGGTTGCAAAGCACCATTAGGAGCAAAATTGTTAGGCTCATCCATCGGCATCGAAATAGAACCCATGATATGAGTAATATTGAAGAGTACTCTGGGTCTGACATCAATGATAGTTAGGGCTGGTTCACCCCAATCAAGGCGCTGCTTCAGGGAACTAACACTGGACTGATTCTGAATTGGTTCGGGAAGAGGAATAAGATTAGAAAATACAGCCATGAGAAACCTTTGGTAATGTTTTGACTAAACCCTCAATGCAAGCATTGAAGGTTTTGACAGTTTGTAATTATCGATCGCATTCTTGATTGATGGAGACAGGATTAATAGCTCTTAAGTACGGTAATGCCTTTTGTCGAATTTATTTAGAGACTATGCCTGAATCTAGATTCCATTCATGCAGCAGAAAATGCTGATACATTTTTTCCTTAATCATCATTTGCCGATATAGATCGATTAATAATTCTTGAGCATGTTCGTGAGACAAATGCTGTACTTGAGCGGCAAATTTTTTGAGTTGAAATTCCTGTTCTAAAGATAATTGGGTTGGTTGATTCATTACTACTCTTGATGCCAAAACTAGGGCGAAAATGGTGGGATCGATTCTCGCTAGGTATTTAGGACTAAGATAAGAATTGAAATACCTAGCTTTGCTTATGTCTAGCTGACAGCAAATGAAATCAGTAAGCCAACAGTAATAAGTAGTGTAGCCCCAGCTCCCCAAAAGAAATAACGTTTTTGTTGTTCTGGGGATGGATAGTCTGCTTCAGATACATCGGGTTCAGTTGCGTAGTTATTGATGATACCTTCGTCATCAATAGTGTATCCACCTTTCAAAGACTTATTCAGGCATTGATTAATTTCTTCTTGTGTATTTGCTTGTATCTCAGCAGGGATTAATTCACTTCCATCACTAATATGATGCGCTATTACCTTATCTTTTTTAAGGGTGATGGTACTCGGAATATTTTGTTTTTTCATAATATAAGTATAACATTTTAAAAAAAACTTGCTTGAAATAATATCTTATGGTATTAAAAGATACAAATGAACACATCTTCTATCGCTTCGTTTTCTTGAATTATTGTTTGGATTGCTATCTTCAGTTGTTCCCAATTCTCTAGTCTAAACCCAGCCTGATTCAAATATTGGGACTTGTCATTTCTTTGCTTGAAAATTAGCAGATACTTGGTGGAGGGTAAGAATAGTGAGAGAATTTGGTGGCGAAGCTGATCGCGCTGCCCGGACTGTGGTCGTTTCTACCTTGTTGAGTTTTATCAGTTTACCCCTAATTTTGTGGATTCTGACCGAACTGGTGGGTTAGCCAATGGGGATAAGCTGCTGCGTCTTCTTTCGTGAAGGTTTCTGGGCAGTTTTGACCCACTTCCCACACAATTT is a window of Cyanobacteria bacterium GSL.Bin1 DNA encoding:
- a CDS encoding phycobilisome degradation family protein; the protein is MNQPTQLSLEQEFQLKKFAAQVQHLSHEHAQELLIDLYRQMMIKEKMYQHFLLHEWNLDSGIVSK
- a CDS encoding glycosyltransferase; this translates as MKIAQLAPLWEKVPPITYGGTELVVSLLTNELVRRGHEVTLFAAGDSETLAKLDPCCDQSLRNSDVPSSQYNLYEQMQLSKVFTQAQDFDLLHSHLGYMSFPYANLSKTPVVHTLHGIIPTWMEPIFQQHGQQNFVSISNSQRRPELGLNYVGTAYNAIAPQGFEFYPQPNDPPYLAFLGRLSPEKGPYLAIEIAKQTGYQLKIAGKIDVVDQTFFEQEIAPHLDGEQIQFLGEANHEQKNVLMGGAIATLFPIQWREPFGLVMIESLACGTPVIAMAMGSAPEVITHGVTGFLCHSVAECVIAVSQLNQISRYACRARVEEKYNFKRMTDDYEAIYQTILQKKQQGNGRLQIPAIAMNATK
- a CDS encoding CsbD family protein, whose translation is MGLQDKAKAAVKKVQGKVQEAAGDVTDNHEAQAKGKAKQTEAEMSESVEDVKDKTKDAID
- a CDS encoding DNA starvation/stationary phase protection protein — protein: MLKTVTISRLSMQPINMGLINEECQDMIDLINQSLMITYSYLVLVKTRRYHREMVGKQLQFMSLYKSWKEHCHALIVEIDEVEEQIILLGSNPKGIMEGIARIASFKQQAERIPVAIAIISQLLKDHEEIVGKLCQYYDYYNNQTQNYKTAEFLDQLMRQHQKIAGMLHYFLKGASVASNRLQSEGLRKIGL
- a CDS encoding GlsB/YeaQ/YmgE family stress response membrane protein, with the translated sequence MNIIAWIILGLLAGAIAKAIVPGHQGGGWIATMLLGVIGAFIGGTLHTLIQTGSLILIAPQLSIFGLILAVIGAIIAIFLYGLVSRKGT
- a CDS encoding ssl1498 family light-harvesting-like protein: MKKQNIPSTITLKKDKVIAHHISDGSELIPAEIQANTQEEINQCLNKSLKGGYTIDDEGIINNYATEPDVSEADYPSPEQQKRYFFWGAGATLLITVGLLISFAVS
- a CDS encoding amylo-alpha-1,6-glucosidase; the encoded protein is MSPEILPLHLIESHGRTFAEAEQIPLPEWQCSQTERLQPTLTLKADDIFLITDTVGNITCQNEQVDVSLGLFCKDTRFLNRLEFQIEGHPPILLSSTAQEGFALSVLCTNPYLPNHLKAETIGIKRDLMLQGGLFEEITLTNYNTETVQFQMSLSFNADFADLFEIRGRVRPQVGQLMRQVIPEQVNSDNIQFLVEKTGEFILAYRGLDQVLMESRIQFSHQPPNRFQGYTAIWDLTLKAHETQKIGYRLQPMLDNQSASVVSAPMTLQQAHGSAVNEQAQWHQDITQIRTDNRALNQIIERAENDIYLLGQTFGEGKILSAGIPWFATLFGRDSLIAAWQTLILAPQIARQTLLTLAEYQGKVDNQWQEEAPGKILHELRLGEMARCGEVPHTPYYGTVDSTPLWLILYCEYYAWTNDEWLLNELWDNALAAMAWIDRFCEENGYLYYHCESAGGLQNQGWKDSGDCMVDKEGNLATGSIALCEVQGYIYAAKMRLSQLAPLKQRHDLAERWYKEAQALKARFNSDFWLPEQGYYALALDENKKPLDSITSNPGHCLGLGIFDLDKARSVAERLQAPDLFSGWGIRTLSSLSPAYNPMGYHLGAVWPHDNGLIVTGLRSLGFVEQALEISQAIIDMCSEQPYQRPPELFCGYKRTPNRSPVRYPVACSPQAWATGAIFQLLQSMVNLKPNASGNCLRIVHPTLPESIQSLCLNNLKVGGTVLDLEFERSNGATACRVVRKRGNLKVVIEA
- a CDS encoding NACHT domain-containing protein, which encodes MAKRSLQASPAGIQQAKRAFALIGWTQDNLAAEVNLKTRQPIWRFFTGKPVDRQVFMEICHVLDLDWREIALNPPTEFPEVDNPPPPLDIDQLVQQARSQHRDTIQHRCGILQLLDINYPVRIDDIYVDVNILETVQNQQSFELTALNNLEPTEFDRVGLGLVEQTQIPGMQAVEIHSKLRVLGRPGVGKTTFLQHLAIQCNQGNFAAEQVPVYITLREFAEFAKRQGDFSLFNYIRKTFATSGISNPSVLETLLTQGRVLILMDGMDEVRSQDITPIIQEIRAFSDKYHRNRFVASCRTAAQKFCLRGFTDVEIAPFTEEQITTFAHKWFTLLSRTATPSGKAQAAQFIQKLESPENWKFRQLVETPLFLHLACWVFHGEGKLPSKQTTFYKQGLDLLLGKWDETKGVERDNAYREFRLPQKMKLLSQLAAITFEKGQYFFEQRTIEQYIEDYLQNLPDTNLDSEELQLESEAILKSIEAQHGLLIERARGIFSFSYLVFQEYLTARKIVATHNLRSLENALGELAQHITDPHWHEIFLLTASMLRSADSLVQLMKQEIDALVADDPYLQKFLEWANQKSQTISTEPKIATNRAFYLTLAQNSHIADHFALASTLDQGIFLDAALENFLTEFALDQNQSFAHIQACREALSNILVMVRDNSFYKALQQLKNELPTSNYSEKAIQTWWQQNHSNWKERLQATITDERNIHHPWEFNAEQQIILKCYYDANQLLVDCLNSNAEITSTIRQEIEATLLMPQKELEDREWQGNN